A genomic window from Quercus lobata isolate SW786 chromosome 10, ValleyOak3.0 Primary Assembly, whole genome shotgun sequence includes:
- the LOC115965216 gene encoding uncharacterized protein LOC115965216 has protein sequence MGRHYFYVYYDGEQYFHDLHGLSYKGESVKQKFIELKWGTHLRKMHRKIMEALRLDRESHKISIVYRAPQILVITQVFYNSNPLGCDADVDIMWAMIKRTPQFIASDLYVTVEAVGFHGSVSLQHASGVEEPHSLSVDVHPPFAYATPFPYNNQPCSVVDHLDNTEVVGTTNTHDVGGSSHTYEHVQADMDGGIDIDASRDVYEEFIDTDGPVDDAEVLDVPLIENNEEDCLTTVPIPEWFTSNTWDNINDPSPALGTGHLTSWHKGDHPARGMLFKNKASIQYVLTLYSVEHNKQYKIIKSDTNRLVVRCIHEACLWSIRANYSKKHGMWVISTCKGPHSCSSLQLATDGWMMDSKFISIALEKYVWEDLTRKVRDLRSMLHARHGHDVTMYKVWEAKQKAVARIYGDFDESYAELPQFLAALSDADPDTVTTLKCDPHVPGTCIFNSAFWAFGPCIRGFRHCRPVISIDATHLYGKYKGKLLIAMATDGNNEVYPLAFAVVESESTETWGWFLACLLTYVTDRTNLCIISDRHRGIQSCFDDTTKGYLQPPLTHRRYCLRHLVSNVNTNFNSVPLKNLVWNAATANQVRKFENTMDCIKNVNTAAYDYLKEVNQEKWTLVHDHGHRYGVMTTNLSKCFNGVLKGTRSLPITAMVKFTFYKVNSYFDEHRNKTLEQLEEGQVWCKYAYDKFEENQEKAKLHIVRRMSAQQRLYTVETQSSLLNIGGGDHTHRVSLIDMTCTCGKWEANKIPCSHLIAVCAKHNHDAIEYMDHFYRVEEWYHSYEPIFQPLKDRLEWPEPAERRIVMPNQQLIREKGRPKSTRIRNEMDDEDRELPTSLWIENGPKLKCGLCRQEGHNRRTCPTRNVA, from the coding sequence ATGGGTCGTCACTACTTCTACGTTTACTATGATGGGGAACAATATTTCCATGACTTGCATGGGCTGTCCTATAAAGGCGAGTCAGTGAAGCAGAAGTTCATTGAGTTGAAATGGGGAACACACTTGAGAAAAATGCACCGGAAGATAATGGAAGCTTTACGGTTGGACAGAGAGTCACATAAGATATCCATCGTGTACCGTGCCCCCCAGATACTTGTGATTACTCAGGTTTTCTACAACTCAAATCCGTTGGGTTGCGATGCTGACGTGGACATAATGTGGGCAATGATTAAGCGGACCCCCCAGTTCATAGCGTCCGACTTGTATGTAACTGTTGAGGCTGTTGGGTTCCATGGTAGTGTAAGTTTACAGCATGCCAGTGGGGTGGAAGAGCCACACTCATTGTCGGTTGACGTGCATCCTCCCTTTGCCTATGCCACGCCTTTCCCCTACAATAATCAACCGTGTAGTGTGGTTGATCATTTGGACAACACCGAAGTGGTGGGCACCACCAATACACACGATGTGGGAGGGTCTAGTCACACATATGAACATGTCCAAGCTGATATGGACGGGGGAATTGATATTGATGCCAGCCGAGATGTGTACGAAGAGTTCATTGATACTGATGGACCAGTGGACGACGCAGAGGTCTTAGATGTACCACTGATCGAAAATAACGAGGAAGATTGCCTTACAACAGTTCCTATCCCAGAATGGTTTACATCAAACACATGGGACAATATTAATGACCCATCACCTGCATTGGGTACAGGACATCTTACAAGTTGGCATAAAGGTGACCACCCAGCAAGGGGGATGCTATTCAAGAATAAAGCCTCTATTCAATATGTGTTGACCCTCTACTCTGTGGAGCATAATAAGCAATACAAGATCATCAAGTCTGACACCAATAGGCTGGTAGTGCGGTGCATACATGAGGCATGTCTGTGGTCAATTCGGGCCAATTACAGCAAGAAGCACGGGATGTGGGTTATCAGTACATGTAAGGGTCCCCATAGTTGCTCATCCCTCCAGCTAGCAACTGATGGGTGGATGATGGATTCAAAGTTCATCTCCATTGCACTTGAGAAGTATGTATGGGAGGACCTAACCCGAAAGGTAAGGGACTTGCGTAGTATGTTGCATGCAAGGCATGGGCATGATGTAACTATGTACAAGGTTTGGGAAGCCAAACAGAAGGCAGTTGCTCGTATTTACGGGGATTTTGACGAGTCGTACGCAGAATTGCCACAATTTCTAGCTGCATTGTCCGATGCAGATCCGGATACTGTGACCACATTAAAGTGTGACCCCCATGTCCCGGGGACTTGTATATTCAACTCCGCGTTTTGGGCTTTTGGTCCGTGTATTAGAGGGTTTAGGCATTGCAGGCCGGTGATAAGCATAGATGCAACGCACCTTTATGGCAAGTACAAAGGAAAGCTGTTGATAGCAATGGCAACAGATGGTAACAACGAGGTTTATCCACTCGCATTTGCCGTTGTCGAAAGCGAGAGCACGGAGACATGGGGATGGTTCTTGGCATGCCTGTTGACCTATGTTACAGATCGGACCAATTTGTGTATAATATCCGACAGGCATCGTGGGATACAATCATGCTTCGATGACACCACTAAGGGCTACTTGCAACCGCCCTTAACCCATCGCCGGTATTGCCTCCGCCATTTAGTAAGCAATGTTAACACTAACTTCAATAGTGTGCCGTTGAAGAACTTGGTATGGAACGCAGCAACTGCGAATCAAGTTAGGAAGTTTGAGAACACCATGGATTGCATCAAGAATGTCAACACGGCTGCGTACGACTATCTTAAGGAGGTAAATCAAGAAAAGTGGACACTTGTACATGACCATGGGCACCGATATGGGGTAATGACAACCAACCTGTCAAAGTGCTTCAATGGGGTACTTAAGGGCACACGTAGCTTGCCCATAACTGCAATGGTGAAGTTTACATTTTACAAGGTGAACTCATACTTTGATGAACATCGAAACAAAACCCTAGAGCAGTTGGAAGAGGGGCAAGTGTGGTGCAAATATGCCTATGACAAGTTCGAGGAAAATCAAGAGAAGGCGAAGCTCCATATTGTTAGAAGGATGAGTGCGCAACAACGGTTATATACAGTGGAGACACAGTCTTCACTGTTGAACATTGGCGGGGGAGATCACACCCATAGGGTTTCCCTCATAGACATGACATGCACGTGCGGCAAATGGGAAGCAAACAAGATCCCCTGTTCCCACTTGATAGCAGTTTGTGCCAAACACAACCATGATGCCATTGAGTATATGGATCATTTCTACCGCGTTGAAGAATGGTATCACAGCTATGAGCCGATATTCCAACCACTGAAAGATAGGTTAGAATGGCCGGAGCCAGCAGAAAGGAGAATCGTGATGCCAAACCAGCAGTTGATCCGTGAGAAAGGTCGGCCAAAGTCCACGAGAATCCGCAATGAAATGGATGACGAGGATAGGGAGTTGCCAACCTCATTGTGGATTGAGAATGGACCAAAGTTGAAGTGTGGGTTGTGTCGCCAAGAGGGTCATAACCGTCGTACATGTCCAACTCGAAATGTGGCTTGA
- the LOC115965214 gene encoding probably inactive leucine-rich repeat receptor-like protein kinase At5g48380, with protein sequence MAHSTRLAIALVHIFTWSFLYILEISNGHESDMYCLRSINESLQDPHNHFKHSWDFSNREEGFFCNFVGVHCGMPDSAVERRILNIDLRSKELKGNFPREIKNCSFLTHLDLSGNELSGTIPSDIFDFLPFLKFLDLSSNNFTGEIPKSVVNCHSLNVLRLDNNRLTGLIPPKINELRSLDKFSVANNLLSGPVPVFSCHKIPSESYVNNLGLCGAPLEPCLPSPKKFIVLFKEGFVVGWSIAMVSVVVVMFRNTLRFLMKKATTKKNKKIKKAVIGAGGARWCFTDERSRNMMMSQMERTVIRMSFIEISQATGNFNTHNVIGLGKIGMMYKAMIPNCWPLAIKRLTNSQSHETQFLSELSALGILRHDNLVPLLGYCSEQSEKLLVYKYILHGNLYDWLHVGEGEHKDKILEWPSRTKIAIGIARGLSWLHHKYDFRVVHLNLGSNSILLDKNFEPKISNFWGAKISSSGGLMFMNSNVIGTRISSFVDSGVWELGFVKKDVYDFGILLLELITRKEPTEINSFSYGFNGSLFDWITHLLSNSSDIYSVIDNSLIGRGFDGEIFELLRIACTCLNPFPSQRPTMLELYNTISTFGERDGITNDSEILMQPEIAIASSSIEINTISTFGERYGITNDSEILMQSEIAIASSSNEIVELEIAQTN encoded by the exons ATGGCTCATAGTACCAGACTCGCCATAGCTCTAGTTCACATATTTACTTGGTCATTTCTGTACATTCTTGAAATAAGCAATGGCCATGAGAGTGATATGTACTGCCTGAGGTCCATTAATGAGTCACTACAAGACCCTCACAACCACTTCAAACATTCATGGGACTTCAGCAACCGCGAAGAAGGTTTCTTCTGTAATTTTGTTGGGGTCCACTGCGGGATGCCTGACTCCGCTGTTGAAAGAAGAATATTAAATATCGATCTCAGGAGCAAAGAGCTTAAGGGCAACTTCCCTCGAGAAATCAAAAACTGCTCATTTTTGACGCATCTCGACCTGTCAGGTAACGAGCTTTCAGGCACCATCCCTTCTGACATATTTGACTTCCTTCCGTTTCTGAAATTCCTTGATCTCTCCTCCAACAACTTTACTGGTGAAATCCCAAAGAGCGTAGTGAATTGCCATAGTCTAAATGTCCTTAGACTTGACAACAACCGGCTAACGGGACTTATTCCTCCAAAAATTAACGAGCTTCGGAGTCTTGACAAGTTTAGTGTTGCTAACAATCTCTTGTCAGGGCCTGTGCCTGTGTTTTCCTGTCATAAAATTCCCTCAGAGAGTTACGTAAATAATCTGGGACTTTGTGGTGCTCCATTGGAACCTTGCTTGCCTTCTCCTAAGAAGTTTATTGTTCTATTCAAAGAAGGATTTGTGGTAGGCTGGAGTATTGCTATGGTCTCGGTGGTAGTTGTTATGTTCCGTAATACGCTAAGATTTCTTATGAAAAAGGCAACAAccaagaagaacaagaaaataaagaaagcaGTGATTGGAGCCGGAGGAGCCCGATGGTGTTTTACTGATGAAAGAAGCAGGAATATGATG ATGTCTCAGATGGAGAGAACTGTTATCAGAATGAGCTTTATAGAAATTAGCCAGGCGACTGGCAATTTCAACACACACAATGTCATTGGATTGGGAAAGATTGGGATGATGTACAAGGCAATGATTCCAAATTGCTGGCCTCTTGCGATTAAGAGGTTAACTAATTCTCAATCTCATGAGACACAATTCTTATCTGAGCTATCAGCTCTGGGTATATTGAGACATGATAACCTGGTTCCCCTCCTAGGATACTGCAGCGAACAAAGCGAGAAACTTCTAGTGTACAAATATATATTGCATGGCAACCTTTATGATTGGCTACATGTAGGAGAAGGAGAACACAAGGATAAGATATTGGAATGGCCTTCGAGGACTAAAATTGCGATTGGGATAGCAAGAGGCCTATCATGGCTTCACCATAAGTATGATTTCCGAGTGGTCCATCTCAACTTGGGTTCAAACTCTATCTTATTAGATAAGAATTTTGAGCCCAAGATATCAAATTTTTGGGGGGCAAAAATATCAAGTTCTGGAGGCTTAATGTTCATGAATTCAAATGTCATCGGCACAAGAATTAGCTCTTTTGTAGACAGTGGGGTGTGGGAGTTGGGTTTTGTTAAAAAGGATGTCTATGACTTTGGAATTCTACTTCTTGAGCTAATTACAAGAAAGGAACCCACTGAAATTAACAGTTTTTCATACGGTTTTAATGGGAGTTTGTTTGATTGGATAACTCACCTTTTGAGCAATTCATCTGATATTTACAGTGTTATTGATAATTCTCTAATTGGTAGAGGATTTGATGGTGAAATCTTTGAGTTACTTAGAATTGCATGTACCTGCCTTAACCCCTTCCCTAGTCAAAGGCCAACAATGCTTGAATTGTACAATACAATAAGTACTTTTGGGGAGAGAGATGGCATCACAAATGACTCTGAGATATTGATGCAACCTGAAATTGCTATTGCAAGTAGCTCAATTGAAATTAATACAATAAGTACTTTTGGGGAGAGATATGGCATCACAAATGACTCTGAGATATTGATGCAATCTGAAATTGCTATTGCAAGTAGCTCAAATGAAATTGTTGAGCTAGAAATTGCACAGACCAATTGA
- the LOC115965218 gene encoding probable aldo-keto reductase 1, translating to MAVRNELQIPLVKLGNQGLEVSKLGFGCMILSGMYNSPLLDEDGIAVIKYAFSKGITFFHTSDVYGPHTNEILLGKALKQLPREKIQIATKFGIEKVEFPHMQVNGSPKYVRSCCEASLKHLDVQYIDLYYQHRVDTKVPIEETVGELKKLEEEGKVKYIGLSDASLDTIRRAHAVHPVTALQMEWSLWSPEIEDEIIPLCRELGIGIVPYSPLGRGFLVGKGAVENLAANSVLETMIFFFEQRFIKFIE from the exons GTCTCAAAGTTAGGATTTGGATGTATGATCCTGAGTGGAATGTACAATTCCCCACTCCTTGATGAGGATGGAATAGCAGTAATAAAGTATGCTTTCAGTAAGGGAATCACTTTCTTTCATACATCAGACGTTTATGGACCCCATACTAATGAAATTCTTCTTGGAAAG GCCTTGAAGCAGTTGCCAAGAGAGAAAATTCAGATAGCCACCAAATTTGGCATTGAAAAAGTAGAATTTCCTCACATGCAAGTGAACGGTAGCCCTAAGTATGTTCGCTCATGCTGTGAGGCTAGCTTGAAGCATCTTGATGTGCAATACATTGATCTGTATTATCAGCATCGGGTAGACACAAAAGTACCCATAGAAGAAACT GTTGGTGAACTTAAAAAACTGGAAGAAGAGGGAAAGGTCAAGTACATTGGTCTATCTGATGCTAGCCTAGACACAATAAGGAGGGCACATGCTGTGCATCCCGTCACAGCTTTACAAATGGAGTGGTCTCTCTGGAGTCCTGAGATTGAAGATGAGATAATTCCACTTTGCAG GGAGCTTGGCATTGGAATAGTTCCATACAGTCCTCTTGGTCGTGGTTTTTTAGTTGGCAAAGGAGCTGTGGAAAATTTGGCTGCAAATAGCGTATTG GAaacaatgatatttttctttgagcAACGATTCATCAAGTTCATTGAATAA
- the LOC115965215 gene encoding probably inactive leucine-rich repeat receptor-like protein kinase At5g48380, whose translation MALRGQFAWGIKNCTSLTSLDLSNNVLSGPLLFDIAELIPSLISSNLSINRFSGEIPKNFVNCSYLNVLKLDKNQLTGEVPPELGIPGRIKTFGVSNNMLPGVVPYFVDANVLADCFANNKELSQTP comes from the coding sequence ATGGCGCTCAGGGGCCAGTTCGCCTGGGGCATTAAAAACTGCACAAGTCTAACAAGTTTAGACCTCTCAAATAATGTACTTTCAGGACCCCTCCTATTTGACATAGCAGAGTTAATCCCGTCTCTCATAAGCTCCAACCTTTCAATCAACAGATTTTCTGGCGAAATCCCGAAGAACTTTGTCAATTGCAGTTATCTAAATGTCCTTAAACTTGACAAGAACCAACTAACTGGTGAAGTCCCTCCCGAATTAGGCATCCCTGGTCGTATTAAAACTTTTGGTGTTTCTAACAATATGTTGCCAGGTGTTGTCCCTTACTTTGTCGATGCCAATGTTCTGGCCGATTGCTTTGCTAACAACAAGGAACTTTCACAAACACCTTAA
- the LOC115965217 gene encoding B3 domain-containing transcription factor VRN1-like has protein sequence MAFLTIPNGRKWKVKLTQHAGGVWFQNGWSEFASSYGVAVGHLLVFKYKGNSHFDVLIFDATATEIDYTLDNELQVHRIEDDESDDSSVEIIKHFYRGEGSAHPKKDGGVAENLVIANAFKLENPIFTVIIRPSYVNGKDHASLPQDIINYLPREGFIKDYTKASILLASSRLWTDYGL, from the exons ATGGCCTTTCTCACTATTCCAAATGGTAGAAAATGGAAAGTCAAGTTGACACAACATGCTGGGGGGGTTTGGTTTCAAAATGGTTGGTCCGAATTTGCAAGCTCTTATGGTGTAGCCGTGGGGCACTTGCTGGTTTTCAAATATAAAGGAAATTCACACTTTGATGTACTCATATTTGATGCCACTGCAACAGAAATAGACTATACTTTAGACAACGAACTCCAAGTTCATAGGATCGAAgatgatgagagtgatgatAGCTCTGTTGAAATCATCAAACACTTTTATAGGGGAGAGGGTTCAG CCCATCCTAAGAAAGACGGTGGTGTAGCTGAAAATCTTGTTATAGCCAATGCTTTTAAATTAGAAAATCCCATTTTCACTGTTATCATTCGTCCATCCTACGTTAATGGCAAGGATCATGCG AGTTTACCCCAAGACATTATCAACTACTTACCGAGAGAAGGGTTTATCAAGGACTACACCAAAGCAAGTATACTCCTTGCAAGCTCCAGATTGTGGACCGATTATGGCCTGTGA